From the Phyllopteryx taeniolatus isolate TA_2022b chromosome 16, UOR_Ptae_1.2, whole genome shotgun sequence genome, one window contains:
- the axin2 gene encoding axin-2 isoform X2 → MSRLLVDRIAGSFREDAPRPPVPGEEGEAPRYPGKRAAMKPEPGKPVALGPPGSSTGRNQDGLGEPEGSASPDSPLSRWTKSLHSLLGDQDGALLFRTFLEAEKCADTLDFWFACNGFRQMDLKDTKTQRVAKAIYKRYIENNSVVAKQLKPATKTFIRDNIKKRHIDSAMFDQAQTEIQTNMEENAYQLFLTSDVFFKFVRSGGENPDHVNADGLSDLRLVCGYLPTLDEEEEWTLDFKSRTAVKTSQRVAAPARGLEVMERGYGWSKGGELVCRVGSFAPVSSTNDSEVSSDALTDDNVSVTDGSVDGVPPSKLSSKKLLQREKQRNVRMNSQVCLPAFPRTRCPPKEGVPMEPAKFAAQLISRLESLKREQDTLSSLEVRLQQIQEEEEREDTEIAGSAQQIPPHPLSLLPSSSEEDPQAILDEHLSRVLKTPVCRSPTVIWHSPRSSSPEHRPFARPGFGLKASLSSPDRGAFALALGPGRTLVSRQSTKHIHHHYIHRHAGPKTKEQFEREAALQVRTLCSSGSGERAPCQPYQRSRSLGREMCGAVSADASMGRSSSLSRRACRSGVEEGASERCAEECGPLRLPSDTADPAQNVLQWILESKRQGRHKSSTQSAKKSFEGSSTQTHTWGGGGNCLHLRSHQPSQPFIQDPAMPPLPPPNTLAQLEEACRRLEEVSTTKTAKQSALCRHSLSGLQRDKSHLVPVQSGGSAPVSPAVPNLAPATSSLCRQSDDTAECRKSGETVVTYFFCGEEIPYRRTMKSHSLTLGHFKEQLRKRGSYRYYFKKASDEFKCGAVFEEVSDDGSLLPTYEGKILGKVERMD, encoded by the exons ATGAGCCGGCTGCTCGTGGACCGCATCGCCGGCAGTTTCCGAGAAGATGCACCTCGGCCCCCGGTGCCCGGGGAGGAGGGCGAGGCGCCCCGCTACCCCGGCAAACGCGCCGCGATGAAACCGGAGCCCGGCAAGCCCGTCGCGCTCGGCCCGCCGGGCTCCTCGACCGGAAGGAACCAGGATGGCCTCGGGGAGCCCGAGGGCAGCGCCTCCCCGGACTCGCCGCTCTCCCGCTGGACCAAATCTCTGCATTCCCTCCTCGGGGACCAGGACGGCGCCCTCCTGTTTCGGACTTTCCTGGAGGCGGAGAAGTGCGCCGACACCTTGGACTTTTGGTTCGCCTGCAACGGCTTCCGGCAGATGGACCTCAAGGATACCAAAACCCAGCGAGTGGCCAAGGCCATTTACAAGCGCTACATCGAAAACAACAGCGTGGTCGCCAAGCAGCTCAAGCCCGCCACCAAGACCTTCATCCGGGACAACATCAAGAAGCGGCACATCGACTCCGCCATGTTCGACCAGGCGCAGACGGAGATCCAGACCAACATGGAGGAGAACGCCTACCAGCTCTTCCTGACCTCTGACGTTTTCTTCAAGTTCGTGCGGAGCGGCGGGGAGAACCCCGATCACGTCAACGCCGACGGCCTGAGCGACCTGCGGCTCGTGTGCGGATACCTGCCCACGCTCGACGAAGAAGAGGAGTGGACTTTGGATTTCAAAAGCAGAACGGCCGTCAAGACCTCGCAGAGGGTCGCCGCGCCCGCCAGGGGGCTGGAGGTGATGGAGAGGGGCTACGG GTGGTCCAAGGGAGGAGAGCTCGTCTGCCGCGTGGGCTCCTTCGCGCCCGTCAGCAGCACCAACGACAGCGAGGTGTCCAGCGACGCGCTGACCGACGACAACGTGTCCGTGACGGACGGCAGCGT CGATGGCGTCCCTCCCTCCAAACTGAGCTCCAAGAAGCTGCTTCAGAGGGAGAAGCAGCGGAACGTGCGGATGAACAGCCAAGTGTGTCTGCCTGCTTTCCCT CGCACCCGCTGCCCTCCCAAGGAAGGCGTCCCGATGGAGCCGGCGAAGTTTGCGGCCCAGCTCATCTCGCGCCTGGAGAGCCTGAAGAGGGAACAGGACACCCTCAGCTCTCTGGAGGTGAGGCTGCAGCAGATTCAGGAG GAGGAAGAACGAGAGGACACGGAGATCGCGGGAAGTGCTCAGCAGATTCCCCCACACCCGCTGAGCCTCCTCCCCAGCTCCTCGGAGGAGGACCCCCAGGCCATCCTGGACGAGCACCTCTCGCGGGTCCTGAAGACCCCCGTCTGCCGGTCGCCCACCGTCATCTGGCACTCGCCCCGCTCCAGCTCACCGGAGCACCGGCCCTTCGCCCGGCCGGGATTCGGACTCAAAGCTTCCCTTTCTAGTCCCGACCGGGGGGCTTTCGCGCTCGCCCTGGGCCCCGGCCGGACCCTCGTGAGCAGGCAGAGCACGAAGCACATCCACCACCACTACATCCACCGTCACGCCGGGCCCAAGACCAAGGAGCAGTTTGAGAGGGAGGCCGCCCTCCAGGTGCGCACTCTGTGCTCCTCCGGTAGTGGCGAGCGTGCGCCCTGCCAGCCTTACCAGCGCAGCCGCAGCCTGGGCCGCGAGATGTGCGGCGCCGTCTCCGCCGACGCCAGCATGGG GCGTTCCAGCTCTCTGTCCAGACGCGCGTGTCGCTCAGGAGTTGAAGAGGGGGCGTCCGAGAGGTGCGCGGAGGAGTGCGGGCCCCTCCGGCTGCCCAGCGACACGGCGGACCCCGCTCAGAACGTCTTGCAGTGGATCCTGGAAAGCAAGCGGCAAGGCAGGCACAAGTCAAG CACCCAAAGCGCCAAAAAGTCTTTCGAGGGCTCCTCGACGCAGACTCACACGTGGGGCGGCGGCGGAAACTGCCTTCACCTTCGCAGCCACCAGCCGTCCCAGCCGTTCATCCAAGACCCCGCCATGCCCCCCCTGCCGCCTCCCAACACTTTGGCCCAGCTGGAGGAGGCGTGCCGCCGACTGGAGGAGGTCTCCACCACCAAGACCGCCAAGCAAAG CGCTCTCTGCAGGCATTCGCTGTCCGGCCTCCAGCGGGACAAGAGCCACCTCGTGCCTGTGCAGAGCGGGGGATCCGCCCCCGTGTCGCCTGCCGTTCCTAACCTCGCCCCCGCCACCAGCAGCCTCTGCCGCCAATCCGACGA CACTGCGGAGTGTCGGAAAAGCGGGGAGACGGTGGTGACTTACTTCTTTTGTGGGGAGGAGATCCCCTAC
- the axin2 gene encoding axin-2 isoform X1 — protein sequence MSRLLVDRIAGSFREDAPRPPVPGEEGEAPRYPGKRAAMKPEPGKPVALGPPGSSTGRNQDGLGEPEGSASPDSPLSRWTKSLHSLLGDQDGALLFRTFLEAEKCADTLDFWFACNGFRQMDLKDTKTQRVAKAIYKRYIENNSVVAKQLKPATKTFIRDNIKKRHIDSAMFDQAQTEIQTNMEENAYQLFLTSDVFFKFVRSGGENPDHVNADGLSDLRLVCGYLPTLDEEEEWTLDFKSRTAVKTSQRVAAPARGLEVMERGYGWSKGGELVCRVGSFAPVSSTNDSEVSSDALTDDNVSVTDGSVDGVPPSKLSSKKLLQREKQRNVRMNSQVCLPAFPRTRCPPKEGVPMEPAKFAAQLISRLESLKREQDTLSSLEVRLQQIQEEEEREDTEIAGSAQQIPPHPLSLLPSSSEEDPQAILDEHLSRVLKTPVCRSPTVIWHSPRSSSPEHRPFARPGFGLKASLSSPDRGAFALALGPGRTLVSRQSTKHIHHHYIHRHAGPKTKEQFEREAALQVRTLCSSGSGERAPCQPYQRSRSLGREMCGAVSADASMGRSSSLSRRACRSGVEEGASERCAEECGPLRLPSDTADPAQNVLQWILESKRQGRHKSSSTQSAKKSFEGSSTQTHTWGGGGNCLHLRSHQPSQPFIQDPAMPPLPPPNTLAQLEEACRRLEEVSTTKTAKQSALCRHSLSGLQRDKSHLVPVQSGGSAPVSPAVPNLAPATSSLCRQSDDTAECRKSGETVVTYFFCGEEIPYRRTMKSHSLTLGHFKEQLRKRGSYRYYFKKASDEFKCGAVFEEVSDDGSLLPTYEGKILGKVERMD from the exons ATGAGCCGGCTGCTCGTGGACCGCATCGCCGGCAGTTTCCGAGAAGATGCACCTCGGCCCCCGGTGCCCGGGGAGGAGGGCGAGGCGCCCCGCTACCCCGGCAAACGCGCCGCGATGAAACCGGAGCCCGGCAAGCCCGTCGCGCTCGGCCCGCCGGGCTCCTCGACCGGAAGGAACCAGGATGGCCTCGGGGAGCCCGAGGGCAGCGCCTCCCCGGACTCGCCGCTCTCCCGCTGGACCAAATCTCTGCATTCCCTCCTCGGGGACCAGGACGGCGCCCTCCTGTTTCGGACTTTCCTGGAGGCGGAGAAGTGCGCCGACACCTTGGACTTTTGGTTCGCCTGCAACGGCTTCCGGCAGATGGACCTCAAGGATACCAAAACCCAGCGAGTGGCCAAGGCCATTTACAAGCGCTACATCGAAAACAACAGCGTGGTCGCCAAGCAGCTCAAGCCCGCCACCAAGACCTTCATCCGGGACAACATCAAGAAGCGGCACATCGACTCCGCCATGTTCGACCAGGCGCAGACGGAGATCCAGACCAACATGGAGGAGAACGCCTACCAGCTCTTCCTGACCTCTGACGTTTTCTTCAAGTTCGTGCGGAGCGGCGGGGAGAACCCCGATCACGTCAACGCCGACGGCCTGAGCGACCTGCGGCTCGTGTGCGGATACCTGCCCACGCTCGACGAAGAAGAGGAGTGGACTTTGGATTTCAAAAGCAGAACGGCCGTCAAGACCTCGCAGAGGGTCGCCGCGCCCGCCAGGGGGCTGGAGGTGATGGAGAGGGGCTACGG GTGGTCCAAGGGAGGAGAGCTCGTCTGCCGCGTGGGCTCCTTCGCGCCCGTCAGCAGCACCAACGACAGCGAGGTGTCCAGCGACGCGCTGACCGACGACAACGTGTCCGTGACGGACGGCAGCGT CGATGGCGTCCCTCCCTCCAAACTGAGCTCCAAGAAGCTGCTTCAGAGGGAGAAGCAGCGGAACGTGCGGATGAACAGCCAAGTGTGTCTGCCTGCTTTCCCT CGCACCCGCTGCCCTCCCAAGGAAGGCGTCCCGATGGAGCCGGCGAAGTTTGCGGCCCAGCTCATCTCGCGCCTGGAGAGCCTGAAGAGGGAACAGGACACCCTCAGCTCTCTGGAGGTGAGGCTGCAGCAGATTCAGGAG GAGGAAGAACGAGAGGACACGGAGATCGCGGGAAGTGCTCAGCAGATTCCCCCACACCCGCTGAGCCTCCTCCCCAGCTCCTCGGAGGAGGACCCCCAGGCCATCCTGGACGAGCACCTCTCGCGGGTCCTGAAGACCCCCGTCTGCCGGTCGCCCACCGTCATCTGGCACTCGCCCCGCTCCAGCTCACCGGAGCACCGGCCCTTCGCCCGGCCGGGATTCGGACTCAAAGCTTCCCTTTCTAGTCCCGACCGGGGGGCTTTCGCGCTCGCCCTGGGCCCCGGCCGGACCCTCGTGAGCAGGCAGAGCACGAAGCACATCCACCACCACTACATCCACCGTCACGCCGGGCCCAAGACCAAGGAGCAGTTTGAGAGGGAGGCCGCCCTCCAGGTGCGCACTCTGTGCTCCTCCGGTAGTGGCGAGCGTGCGCCCTGCCAGCCTTACCAGCGCAGCCGCAGCCTGGGCCGCGAGATGTGCGGCGCCGTCTCCGCCGACGCCAGCATGGG GCGTTCCAGCTCTCTGTCCAGACGCGCGTGTCGCTCAGGAGTTGAAGAGGGGGCGTCCGAGAGGTGCGCGGAGGAGTGCGGGCCCCTCCGGCTGCCCAGCGACACGGCGGACCCCGCTCAGAACGTCTTGCAGTGGATCCTGGAAAGCAAGCGGCAAGGCAGGCACAAGTCAAG CAGCACCCAAAGCGCCAAAAAGTCTTTCGAGGGCTCCTCGACGCAGACTCACACGTGGGGCGGCGGCGGAAACTGCCTTCACCTTCGCAGCCACCAGCCGTCCCAGCCGTTCATCCAAGACCCCGCCATGCCCCCCCTGCCGCCTCCCAACACTTTGGCCCAGCTGGAGGAGGCGTGCCGCCGACTGGAGGAGGTCTCCACCACCAAGACCGCCAAGCAAAG CGCTCTCTGCAGGCATTCGCTGTCCGGCCTCCAGCGGGACAAGAGCCACCTCGTGCCTGTGCAGAGCGGGGGATCCGCCCCCGTGTCGCCTGCCGTTCCTAACCTCGCCCCCGCCACCAGCAGCCTCTGCCGCCAATCCGACGA CACTGCGGAGTGTCGGAAAAGCGGGGAGACGGTGGTGACTTACTTCTTTTGTGGGGAGGAGATCCCCTAC
- the axin2 gene encoding axin-2 isoform X3, with amino-acid sequence MSRLLVDRIAGSFREDAPRPPVPGEEGEAPRYPGKRAAMKPEPGKPVALGPPGSSTGRNQDGLGEPEGSASPDSPLSRWTKSLHSLLGDQDGALLFRTFLEAEKCADTLDFWFACNGFRQMDLKDTKTQRVAKAIYKRYIENNSVVAKQLKPATKTFIRDNIKKRHIDSAMFDQAQTEIQTNMEENAYQLFLTSDVFFKFVRSGGENPDHVNADGLSDLRLVCGYLPTLDEEEEWTLDFKSRTAVKTSQRVAAPARGLEVMERGYGWSKGGELVCRVGSFAPVSSTNDSEVSSDALTDDNVSVTDGSVDGVPPSKLSSKKLLQREKQRNVRMNSQVCLPAFPRTRCPPKEGVPMEPAKFAAQLISRLESLKREQDTLSSLEVRLQQIQEEEEREDTEIAGSAQQIPPHPLSLLPSSSEEDPQAILDEHLSRVLKTPVCRSPTVIWHSPRSSSPEHRPFARPGFGLKASLSSPDRGAFALALGPGRTLVSRQSTKHIHHHYIHRHAGPKTKEQFEREAALQVRTLCSSGSGERAPCQPYQRSRSLGREMCGAVSADASMGRSSSLSRRACRSGVEEGASERCAEECGPLRLPSDTADPAQNVLQWILESKRQGRHKSSSTQSAKKSFEGSSTQTHTWGGGGNCLHLRSHQPSQPFIQDPAMPPLPPPNTLAQLEEACRRLEEVSTTKTAKQRHSLSGLQRDKSHLVPVQSGGSAPVSPAVPNLAPATSSLCRQSDDTAECRKSGETVVTYFFCGEEIPYRRTMKSHSLTLGHFKEQLRKRGSYRYYFKKASDEFKCGAVFEEVSDDGSLLPTYEGKILGKVERMD; translated from the exons ATGAGCCGGCTGCTCGTGGACCGCATCGCCGGCAGTTTCCGAGAAGATGCACCTCGGCCCCCGGTGCCCGGGGAGGAGGGCGAGGCGCCCCGCTACCCCGGCAAACGCGCCGCGATGAAACCGGAGCCCGGCAAGCCCGTCGCGCTCGGCCCGCCGGGCTCCTCGACCGGAAGGAACCAGGATGGCCTCGGGGAGCCCGAGGGCAGCGCCTCCCCGGACTCGCCGCTCTCCCGCTGGACCAAATCTCTGCATTCCCTCCTCGGGGACCAGGACGGCGCCCTCCTGTTTCGGACTTTCCTGGAGGCGGAGAAGTGCGCCGACACCTTGGACTTTTGGTTCGCCTGCAACGGCTTCCGGCAGATGGACCTCAAGGATACCAAAACCCAGCGAGTGGCCAAGGCCATTTACAAGCGCTACATCGAAAACAACAGCGTGGTCGCCAAGCAGCTCAAGCCCGCCACCAAGACCTTCATCCGGGACAACATCAAGAAGCGGCACATCGACTCCGCCATGTTCGACCAGGCGCAGACGGAGATCCAGACCAACATGGAGGAGAACGCCTACCAGCTCTTCCTGACCTCTGACGTTTTCTTCAAGTTCGTGCGGAGCGGCGGGGAGAACCCCGATCACGTCAACGCCGACGGCCTGAGCGACCTGCGGCTCGTGTGCGGATACCTGCCCACGCTCGACGAAGAAGAGGAGTGGACTTTGGATTTCAAAAGCAGAACGGCCGTCAAGACCTCGCAGAGGGTCGCCGCGCCCGCCAGGGGGCTGGAGGTGATGGAGAGGGGCTACGG GTGGTCCAAGGGAGGAGAGCTCGTCTGCCGCGTGGGCTCCTTCGCGCCCGTCAGCAGCACCAACGACAGCGAGGTGTCCAGCGACGCGCTGACCGACGACAACGTGTCCGTGACGGACGGCAGCGT CGATGGCGTCCCTCCCTCCAAACTGAGCTCCAAGAAGCTGCTTCAGAGGGAGAAGCAGCGGAACGTGCGGATGAACAGCCAAGTGTGTCTGCCTGCTTTCCCT CGCACCCGCTGCCCTCCCAAGGAAGGCGTCCCGATGGAGCCGGCGAAGTTTGCGGCCCAGCTCATCTCGCGCCTGGAGAGCCTGAAGAGGGAACAGGACACCCTCAGCTCTCTGGAGGTGAGGCTGCAGCAGATTCAGGAG GAGGAAGAACGAGAGGACACGGAGATCGCGGGAAGTGCTCAGCAGATTCCCCCACACCCGCTGAGCCTCCTCCCCAGCTCCTCGGAGGAGGACCCCCAGGCCATCCTGGACGAGCACCTCTCGCGGGTCCTGAAGACCCCCGTCTGCCGGTCGCCCACCGTCATCTGGCACTCGCCCCGCTCCAGCTCACCGGAGCACCGGCCCTTCGCCCGGCCGGGATTCGGACTCAAAGCTTCCCTTTCTAGTCCCGACCGGGGGGCTTTCGCGCTCGCCCTGGGCCCCGGCCGGACCCTCGTGAGCAGGCAGAGCACGAAGCACATCCACCACCACTACATCCACCGTCACGCCGGGCCCAAGACCAAGGAGCAGTTTGAGAGGGAGGCCGCCCTCCAGGTGCGCACTCTGTGCTCCTCCGGTAGTGGCGAGCGTGCGCCCTGCCAGCCTTACCAGCGCAGCCGCAGCCTGGGCCGCGAGATGTGCGGCGCCGTCTCCGCCGACGCCAGCATGGG GCGTTCCAGCTCTCTGTCCAGACGCGCGTGTCGCTCAGGAGTTGAAGAGGGGGCGTCCGAGAGGTGCGCGGAGGAGTGCGGGCCCCTCCGGCTGCCCAGCGACACGGCGGACCCCGCTCAGAACGTCTTGCAGTGGATCCTGGAAAGCAAGCGGCAAGGCAGGCACAAGTCAAG CAGCACCCAAAGCGCCAAAAAGTCTTTCGAGGGCTCCTCGACGCAGACTCACACGTGGGGCGGCGGCGGAAACTGCCTTCACCTTCGCAGCCACCAGCCGTCCCAGCCGTTCATCCAAGACCCCGCCATGCCCCCCCTGCCGCCTCCCAACACTTTGGCCCAGCTGGAGGAGGCGTGCCGCCGACTGGAGGAGGTCTCCACCACCAAGACCGCCAAGCAAAG GCATTCGCTGTCCGGCCTCCAGCGGGACAAGAGCCACCTCGTGCCTGTGCAGAGCGGGGGATCCGCCCCCGTGTCGCCTGCCGTTCCTAACCTCGCCCCCGCCACCAGCAGCCTCTGCCGCCAATCCGACGA CACTGCGGAGTGTCGGAAAAGCGGGGAGACGGTGGTGACTTACTTCTTTTGTGGGGAGGAGATCCCCTAC